Proteins from a single region of Flavobacterium sp. YJ01:
- the queG gene encoding tRNA epoxyqueuosine(34) reductase QueG has product MINSKEKYSKFIKEEAKRLGFLSCGISKAGFLEQEAPRLENWLKNNRNGQMAYMENHFDKRLDPTLLVDDGKSVVSLLLNYFPEVSQNEESFKISKYAYGQDYHFVIKDKLKEFLHSIQENIGEVSGRAFVDSAPVLDKAWAAKSGLGWIGKNSNLITQKVGSFYFIAELIIDLELEYDYAVTDHCGSCTACIDACPTQAIVAPYIVDGSKCISYYTIELKENLPYEMKGKFDEWMFGCDTCQDVCPWNRFSKPHSEPLFNPNPELLSFGKKDWIEITEETFKLVFKNSPIKRTKFEGLKRNIKFLQ; this is encoded by the coding sequence ATGATTAATTCTAAAGAGAAATATTCGAAATTTATTAAAGAAGAAGCGAAAAGACTTGGTTTTTTATCTTGCGGAATATCGAAAGCAGGTTTTTTGGAACAAGAAGCGCCAAGACTTGAAAATTGGCTTAAGAATAATCGTAATGGACAAATGGCTTATATGGAAAACCATTTTGATAAACGATTAGATCCGACATTATTAGTTGATGATGGAAAAAGCGTAGTTTCTCTTTTGCTAAATTATTTTCCTGAAGTTTCTCAAAATGAAGAAAGTTTTAAAATTTCAAAGTATGCTTATGGACAGGATTATCACTTTGTTATTAAAGATAAATTAAAAGAATTTTTACATTCTATTCAGGAAAATATAGGAGAAGTTTCAGGTCGTGCCTTTGTTGATTCTGCACCGGTTTTGGATAAAGCTTGGGCGGCGAAAAGCGGTTTGGGATGGATAGGAAAAAATAGTAATTTAATAACTCAAAAAGTCGGTTCTTTTTACTTTATAGCCGAGCTTATTATAGATTTAGAGTTAGAATATGATTATGCTGTTACTGATCATTGCGGTTCTTGTACAGCTTGTATTGATGCTTGTCCGACACAGGCAATTGTGGCGCCATATATTGTAGATGGCAGTAAATGTATTTCTTATTATACTATCGAATTAAAAGAAAATCTTCCTTATGAAATGAAAGGAAAATTTGATGAATGGATGTTTGGCTGTGATACTTGTCAAGATGTTTGTCCATGGAATAGATTTTCTAAACCGCATTCAGAACCTCTTTTTAATCCAAATCCAGAATTGCTTTCCTTTGGCAAAAAAGATTGGATAGAAATTACAGAAGAAACATTTAAACTTGTTTTTAAAAATTCTCCAATTAAAAGGACAAAATTTGAAGGCTTAAAGCGAAATATCAAATTTTTGCAATAG